From Thermodesulfobacteriota bacterium, one genomic window encodes:
- a CDS encoding radical SAM protein, with product MDPVLFINPPLADSSQTRNFLPPTSLLYLAGTLKASGFAARLLDLNLERPWQHAGDTAADRLASAVHQAIAETRPGLIGITCAFAGQFPRVRQLAAWCKAAAPDTPVVLGGTHPTLFPAEILRHCPAVDFIVIGEGETQLRELVAHLATGGAAPLPADGFAYRDHGEIVVHPKTRFAADLDALPSPDYGLIRFPDYQRDVSAWYNPHGLPMPMAMPLVTSRSCPHRCPFCSMWLVMGPRFRARSAIHVADEIQLLMEEHGQHFFYVMDDNFTFDKARILTLAEEVLRRGLRFQFMTPNGLNVRTLDRETVDALAAMGAIRITLAIESGSDFIRNHIMRKGLPRERIFRAMDNLRRYPHIQVMGFFIMGMPEETAATLEETVQLLDEIQLDGFQIFPVTPYPGTALFAQCLRDNLFLMEMDLPSLWEMDWLGYFSMRFFIKPYAMTIDELAACKERFDALASAASQRLAMRFSPGRAESPRPGPIAL from the coding sequence TTGGACCCGGTCCTCTTCATCAACCCGCCGCTGGCGGACTCCAGCCAGACCAGAAACTTCCTGCCGCCCACCTCGCTCCTCTACCTGGCCGGCACCCTGAAGGCCAGCGGCTTTGCGGCCCGGCTGCTGGATCTCAACCTGGAGCGGCCCTGGCAGCACGCTGGCGACACGGCGGCGGACCGGCTGGCCAGCGCCGTGCATCAGGCCATCGCCGAGACCCGCCCCGGGCTTATCGGCATCACCTGCGCCTTTGCCGGCCAGTTCCCCCGGGTGCGCCAGCTGGCCGCGTGGTGCAAGGCCGCAGCCCCGGACACGCCGGTGGTGCTGGGCGGCACCCATCCCACCTTGTTCCCGGCGGAGATCCTGCGCCACTGCCCGGCGGTCGACTTCATCGTCATCGGCGAGGGCGAGACCCAGCTGCGGGAGCTGGTGGCGCACCTGGCCACGGGCGGGGCGGCGCCGCTGCCCGCGGACGGCTTCGCTTACCGCGACCACGGCGAGATCGTGGTGCATCCCAAGACCCGTTTCGCCGCCGATCTCGACGCCCTGCCCTCCCCGGACTACGGGCTCATCCGCTTCCCGGACTACCAGCGGGACGTCTCGGCCTGGTACAACCCCCATGGGCTGCCCATGCCCATGGCCATGCCCCTGGTCACCAGCCGCAGCTGCCCGCACCGCTGCCCGTTCTGCTCCATGTGGCTGGTCATGGGACCGCGGTTCCGGGCCCGGAGCGCCATCCATGTCGCCGACGAAATCCAGCTCCTCATGGAGGAGCATGGCCAGCATTTCTTCTACGTCATGGACGACAACTTCACCTTCGACAAGGCCCGGATCCTGACCCTGGCCGAGGAGGTGCTTCGCCGGGGGCTCCGCTTCCAGTTCATGACCCCCAATGGCCTCAATGTCCGGACCCTGGACCGGGAGACTGTGGACGCCCTGGCCGCCATGGGCGCCATCCGCATCACCCTGGCCATCGAAAGCGGCTCGGACTTCATCCGCAACCACATCATGCGCAAAGGCCTGCCCCGGGAGCGGATCTTCCGGGCCATGGACAATCTGCGCCGCTACCCGCACATCCAGGTCATGGGCTTTTTCATCATGGGCATGCCGGAGGAGACCGCCGCCACCCTGGAGGAGACCGTGCAGCTCCTGGACGAGATCCAGCTGGACGGCTTCCAGATCTTTCCGGTGACCCCGTATCCGGGCACCGCCCTCTTTGCGCAGTGCCTGCGGGACAACCTGTTCCTCATGGAGATGGACCTGCCGTCCCTGTGGGAGATGGACTGGCTGGGCTATTTTTCCATGCGCTTCTTCATCAAGCCCTATGCCATGACCATAGACGAGCTGGCGGCCTGCAAGGAGCGGTTCGACGCCCTGGCGAGCGCCGCCAGCCAGCGGCTCGCCATGCGCTTTTCGCCCGGGCGTGCCGAAAGCCCCCGGCCAGGCCCCATCGCCCTGTGA